A single window of Thiomicrorhabdus immobilis DNA harbors:
- a CDS encoding flavodoxin, whose translation MSKVGLFYGTDTGNTERVADMIKDKIGADIVDVYDIASASADDFAKYDKIILGQPTWYYGELQSSWDDFWDDFKGIDFTGKTVACFGLGDQADYSEYFLDAMGLMHDIAIENGATPAGYTSTDGFEFDESKAVTEDEEFFVGLGIDEDQQPEMTASRVDDWVEQIKEEMDL comes from the coding sequence ATGAGCAAAGTTGGCCTATTCTACGGAACGGATACAGGTAATACAGAACGTGTGGCAGATATGATAAAAGACAAAATCGGCGCGGATATCGTCGATGTTTATGATATCGCTTCTGCCAGTGCAGATGATTTTGCAAAATACGACAAGATTATTTTAGGCCAGCCGACTTGGTATTACGGTGAGCTTCAAAGTAGCTGGGATGACTTTTGGGATGACTTCAAAGGTATCGACTTTACCGGTAAGACTGTAGCTTGTTTTGGTTTGGGTGACCAAGCCGATTACTCTGAATACTTTTTAGATGCGATGGGTCTGATGCACGACATCGCTATTGAGAACGGCGCAACCCCAGCGGGTTATACTTCAACCGATGGTTTTGAGTTCGATGAGTCAAAAGCGGTGACCGAAGATGAAGAGTTCTTTGTCGGTCTAGGTATTGACGAAGATCAACAACCAGAAATGACTGCAAGTCGTGTGGATGACTGGGTTGAGCAAATCAAAGAAGAGATGGATTTATAA
- a CDS encoding uracil-DNA glycosylase — translation MKKTNPIDCFKCKHFFVTWDTNAPRGCRAFGFKTRRMPSDIVFETSGDECLKFTPKDTPKTETKKTGWIA, via the coding sequence ATGAAAAAAACTAATCCAATCGACTGTTTTAAATGCAAACACTTCTTTGTCACTTGGGATACAAACGCTCCCCGTGGCTGCAGGGCATTCGGATTCAAAACCCGACGCATGCCAAGCGACATCGTATTTGAAACCTCGGGTGACGAGTGTCTGAAATTTACCCCTAAAGACACGCCTAAAACAGAAACCAAAAAAACAGGTTGGATTGCCTAA